Proteins encoded in a region of the candidate division WOR-3 bacterium genome:
- a CDS encoding 5'-3' exonuclease H3TH domain-containing protein, with the protein AVFFDMAFPTFRHKTFEKYKEKRKPMPDELSGQISKIKEIINCFGIKYIEKEGYEGDDLIGSFVEKLKNGDYEIFIIGSDKDILQLIDENVFVVNPINYEIIDRKWVIEKYGFQPEKIVDFIALSGDPTDNIPGVPGIGEKTAILLLSKFNSIEEIYDNIEKIESEKLREKLKKNKEIAFLSKELAKLPKNNARVLMHLAWLHYPGFFPINLTREDYNKIFAQKEIETIFNDASLKKFVKLMGWESEMNPLLSFYYVHYFQEPENRTIQEIINIHKSHNNPSYLFWYLYTNDLDTFYQECTYFLSTLSLFYGPDDPYKEKMKEIFLESSGDILLLYYPWFFGMEDPVQYKSRYKEEPYSKLFEVKIWLMQRDCTNLDFECLMVLFNEFFNRKDRQALLDTYRLYLIFGLAIYGFENRELIISIQRMQNEIENSTIDEISDIEKEFFRMEMNVINRFSEGEVDDSVYHGLFKRLSDDKSFLDKRQKILFLSVARLFALSPKLKVYLKKWCDILREHGIENWNEEILETQSELWQAIVTGEEESLDNLVFDVLVGGQLPSIPSMPEVKVILKSDYGEIRWQSNLIKLGENDIKILKEIGYDEKSPLELRQVLKINASALRKAIQRLREKLKGSPIEIKFEEGLYFLERNPEWQVKWISPEEQNKEA; encoded by the coding sequence ATTGAAAAAGAGGGATATGAAGGTGATGATTTAATAGGCAGTTTTGTTGAAAAATTGAAAAATGGAGATTATGAAATATTTATTATAGGAAGTGATAAAGACATTTTACAACTCATTGATGAAAATGTTTTTGTTGTTAATCCAATTAATTATGAAATAATTGATAGGAAATGGGTAATTGAAAAGTATGGTTTTCAACCAGAAAAGATAGTTGATTTTATTGCTCTAAGTGGTGACCCTACAGATAATATCCCAGGAGTACCTGGTATTGGAGAAAAAACAGCAATTTTGCTTTTGTCAAAATTTAATTCAATTGAAGAAATATATGATAACATTGAAAAAATTGAATCTGAGAAATTAAGAGAGAAACTAAAGAAAAATAAAGAGATTGCTTTTTTAAGTAAAGAATTAGCAAAATTACCCAAAAATAACGCCCGTGTGCTAATGCATCTTGCTTGGCTCCACTACCCGGGTTTCTTTCCAATTAATCTAACCAGAGAAGATTATAATAAAATTTTTGCACAAAAGGAGATTGAAACAATCTTCAACGATGCCAGCCTAAAAAAATTTGTAAAATTAATGGGTTGGGAAAGTGAAATGAATCCTCTCCTCTCATTCTATTATGTCCACTACTTTCAAGAACCCGAAAACAGAACAATTCAAGAAATCATTAATATTCACAAAAGTCATAACAATCCCTCTTACCTTTTTTGGTATCTTTATACAAATGATTTAGATACTTTTTATCAGGAATGCACCTATTTTTTGAGCACACTATCCCTTTTCTATGGGCCTGATGACCCGTATAAAGAAAAAATGAAAGAAATATTCTTAGAATCAAGCGGCGATATTCTTTTGCTTTATTATCCTTGGTTTTTCGGTATGGAAGATCCAGTTCAATACAAAAGTCGTTATAAGGAAGAACCATATAGTAAACTTTTTGAGGTAAAAATTTGGCTTATGCAGCGCGATTGCACAAATTTGGATTTTGAGTGCCTTATGGTCCTCTTCAATGAATTTTTTAATAGAAAAGACCGTCAGGCATTACTGGATACATATCGGTTGTATCTAATCTTTGGGCTCGCAATATACGGTTTTGAAAATAGAGAGTTGATCATCTCAATCCAGAGGATGCAAAATGAAATAGAAAATTCAACAATAGACGAAATTTCAGATATTGAAAAGGAATTCTTCCGCATGGAAATGAATGTGATTAATAGATTTTCGGAAGGCGAGGTAGATGATAGTGTTTATCATGGTTTATTCAAAAGGCTTTCAGATGATAAAAGTTTTTTGGATAAAAGGCAAAAAATTTTATTTCTTAGTGTCGCCAGATTGTTTGCACTGTCACCTAAACTCAAGGTGTACTTGAAAAAATGGTGCGATATTCTCAGGGAGCATGGAATTGAGAATTGGAATGAAGAAATACTTGAAACCCAAAGCGAGTTATGGCAGGCAATTGTAACAGGAGAAGAAGAATCATTAGATAACCTCGTATTTGATGTTCTCGTAGGTGGTCAATTACCCTCAATCCCATCCATGCCTGAAGTTAAGGTCATATTGAAATCAGATTATGGCGAAATCAGATGGCAGTCTAATTTAATAAAGTTAGGGGAGAATGACATCAAAATTTTAAAAGAAATTGGTTATGATGAGAAATCACCTTTAGAGCTGAGGCAGGTGCTTAAAATAAATGCTTCTGCACTAAGAAAAGCAATTCAGCGCCTTCGGGAGAAACTAAAAGGTTCCCCAATTGAAATAAAATTTGAAGAAGGATTATATTTTTTAGAACGTAATCCCGAATGGCAGGTTAAATGGATTTCACCAGAAGAACAAAACAAGGAGGCATAA